The genomic region TTTCCGATCGCACTTTCTACAGCGCCAGCAATCCAGAAACGCCGCCGTTGTTGAGCATCAATACACCAGTGGGATTGCAACTTGGCTCGAATGCTGGATCGATTCAATTCAAAGGAGTTCCAGCAGCCAACTTTATTTTCCGACAGCAGCAATTATTCCAGGCGCAAACTCTAGGTTTAGTGGGCAGCCAGATCGATATGGATAGCGCAACTTTGGTTAATCCAGAGGGGCGGGTGGAATTGTGGGCGGTGCGGAATGCGGAGGTAGCGATCGGCGATCGAGGCAGAATGGAATTAGCTAGTCCTGCCGAGACAGCAGACTGGGGAACGATTTCCCTGCGCCAATCCTCGCTGATCGATACCACTGGACTGAATGGGGGAGCAATTAACATTCGGGCGCGGGGACTTACGCTTCAGGAAGGTTCGGTAATCGCTTCTGCGACCAGAGCATTTGGGCAGGGACAAGAAATTACCGTCAAAACCACTGAATTTGTCGATTTGTTGGGAGTTTCTGCACTGGAAAACTATCGCAATCCCGGGATAGTTACCAGCATATTTGGAAATGAAGGTAAAGCGGGAGATATTACGGTCGAAACCCAACGTTTGCGGATTGCCAACGGAGGTAGACTTCAGTCATTAATTAGTTTCGTTATCGGTAGCTTTGGCACTGTACCCAGACCGATTACCCGGATCGAAGACTCTAAAACTGGAACAATTACCGTTCGAGCCTCAGATGTAGAAGTACAAGGATACAACCCATTTTCTAATAACCTGATTTTGCCCAGTGCTATTACTACGTTAATCAGCAACGGTAATAGAAATGAGAGTGGAAAAATAACGATTGAGGCTCAAAGAGTTCGCTTGCTAGATGGTGGTCGAATCAGTACCGATCTGCTCGGTTTAAACACTGGTAGTTTTGCTGGCGCGATCGTGAATGGAACATCAGGAAACATATCGATTCGGGCAGTTGAAAGTCTGGAAATTTCGGGAGTTACTCCTTCTGGACTGACAGGTGGGGCGATCAGTTCGATTCAACCTTTGGCAGAAGGTAAAGGGGGAAATATCTCGATCGAGACTGGACAGTTGAGGCTTTTTAATGGTGGTACGATCTCTAGTGCGCTGGCAGGTAGTGGCAAGGCGGGGAATATCGAAATTCGCGCTACCGAAATAGCCGTCAGCGATCCATCGATCGATACGTTAAGCAATGCAAGTAGTGGCATCACCGTTGCAGTAGCTAGAAATGGAAAGGGTCAGGGTGGAAATATCAGACTAGAATCTTCTAGCCTGCGGGTTTTCAACGGCGGACAAATAACTTCTTCGACGCTGGGCAACGGAGATGCTGGTAATATCAACTTGCTGGTCGATCGGATTGATGTAGAGGGAATTTCCCAAACATTCCCAGACGGTCGTCAATTTCCCAGCAGTATTAGTGCTGCTTCTACTACTCATGCTAATGCTGGTTCGGTGAGCGCGATCGCCAATACGATCGACGTTCGCAACGGGGGGCAAATCTCGGTTAGCAATAGTGGAGGCGGTAATGCGGGTAACTTGCAGGTGAGTGCGAATCGCATTCAACTCGATCGAGGAGGTAGTTTGCGTTCGGAAGTAGCAGCTGGCGATCGAGGTAATATTACTCTCAATACCGATCTGCTGCAATTGCGGCGCGGTAGCGAGATCGCCACTAATGCGACGGGAACGGCGACTGGCGGAAATATCAATATTACTACCAATACCTTAGCCGCGCTAGAAAATAGCGATATTGCCGCTGATGCTATGCAGGGACAAGGTGGCAACATTCAAATTAATACGCAAGGGGTTTTTCTTTCCTTTGATAGCGATATCACCGCTTCTTCCCAACTGGGATTGAGCGGTACGGTGGATATATCCAATCCCAATTTAGAGGAACACCATATTGCGATCGTTTCTGGGAGTAACTTTCTTGAGGAAGCACCAGTCGTAGCCAGTAGTTGCCTGACTCAGCACAACAGGCAACAAGGACGCTTTGTCGTGACTGGTAATGGCGGTTTATCCGAAACACCAGATAATTTATTAATAGCCTATGAAGTCACGCAGGTGAGAACTGTGGGTAGGTTACTGGGTAGGGAAAATCAAACACCGGAAATAAATAATTCCTTATTACCAAATTACTTTGTTCGAGAAGCAACAGGATTTACTGTTAGCCCGGATGGAAGTATAATCCTTGTTGCTAATCAGAGCCAATTAGAACCAACTCAAAATATAATTTGCGCTACAAATCAACTGGAGATAAATCAATGAATTGTGCTAATTCAAAGTGGATTTTTGGTGGCTTGTTCACCTTATCGGCGTGTTCGCTCGCTGTTTCTACATCCGCGCAGATCGTACCAGATGCCACTTTACCAGTTAATTCTACCGTTACCAGCAACGGCGATATTTTCACGATTGAAGGCGGTACTCGTGCTGGTAGCAATTTGTTTCACAGCTTTCAAGAATTTTCGGTTCCGACAGGTAAAGAAGCTTTTTTTAATCAGGCTCTCGACGTGCAGAATATTCTCACTCGCGTGACGAGCGATCGAATATCTAATATTGATGGATCGCTCCGCGTTAACGGTAGTACCAGCTTATTTTTAATCAATCCGAATGGAATTATTTTCGGTGCAAATGCACGCTTGAATATTGGTGGTTCTTTTATTGCTTCCACTGCTGAAAGCATCAAGTTTGCCGATCGCACTTTCTACAGCGCCATCAATCCAGAAACACCGCCGTTGTTGAGCGTCAATACTCCAGTGGGATTGCAACTTGGCTCGAATGCTGGATCGATTCAATTCAAAGGAGTTCCAGCAGCCAACTTTTTTTTCCGACAGCAGCAATTATTCCAGGCGCAAACTCTGGCATTGGTGGGCAGTCAGATCGATGTGGATAGCGCAACTTTAGCTAATCCAGATGGGCGAGTGGAATTGTGGGCGGTGCGAAATGCGGAGGTAGCGATCGGCGATCGAGGCAGAATGGAATTAGCTAGTCCTGCCGAGACTGCGGACTGGGGAAGGATTTCCCTGCGGCAATATTCGCTGCTCGATACCAGTGGACTGAATGGGGGAGCAATTAACATTCGGGCGCGGGGACTTACGCTTCAGGAGGGTTCGGGAATCTATTCTGTGACCGGTGCATTTGGGCAGGGAGGAGAGATTAGCATCAAAACCACTGAATTTGTCGATTTATTGGGAGTTTCTGCCGCAGAAAATTATGACTTCCCTGTCCCTGGCATATTTACCACCGTATTTGGCAGTGGGGGGAAAGCAGGAGATATTACGATCGAAACCCAACGTTTGCGGATCGCTAATGGAAGTTGGGTTCAATCGATTATTAACGGTACTTATGACCCCGTAACTTTTGCTCCGATCTCGGTAGAGGACTCTCGGAGTGGAAATATTACCGTGCGAGCCTTCGATGTAGAAGTCAGCGGATACATCCCATTTCCGACTGGCGTTTTCTTTCCCAGTGCTATTACTACCTTAGTTTTAAATGGCAACAGAAGTGAGAGTGGGAAGATAACTGTCGAGGCGCAACGAATTCGATTGATTGATGGTGGTCGGATCAGTACCGATCTGTTGGGTTTACCTTCTCTCGATTTTGGTTTTGGTACGTTCATTACGGCGGGAAAAGCCGGGGACATATCGATTCGGGCGGCTGAGAGTCTGGAAATTTCGGGAGTTACACCTACTGGAGTGACAGGTGCGGTGACCAGTTCGATTCAACCTTTTGTAAAAGGCGAAGGTGGAAACATTTCGATCGATACCCAACAACTGCGCCTGTTCAATGGCGGTACGATTTCTAGTGCTTTGGCTGGTAGTGGTAAAGCAGGAAATATCCAAATTCATGCCAGGGAAATAGCCGTTAGCGATCCGGCGATCGATAGAGTCAGCAAGACAATTAGTGGCATTACGGTTGCAGTAGCTGAGGGTGCAACTGGTGAAGGTGGAAATATCAGGCTAGAGTCCTCTAGTCTGCGGGTTTTCAATGGCGGACAAATAACTTCTTCGACGCTGGGAAATGGAACTGCTGGAAATATCAATTTGCGAGTGAATCGGATTGATGTAGAGGGAATTTCCCCATCATTACCTGATGGTAGTCAACTACCCAGCAGTATTAGCGCTGCTTCTACTACTAATGCTAATGCTGGTTCGGTTAATTTGATTGCCAATTCGATCTACGTTCGCAACGGGGGGCAAATCTCGGTGAGCAATAGTGGCGGCGGTAATGCAGGTAACTTGCAGGTGAGTGCGAATCGCATTCAACTCGATCGAGGAGGCAGTTTGCGATCGGAAGTCGCAGCAGGCGATCGAGGTAACATTACTCTCAATACGGATCTGCTGCAATTGCGGCGCGGTAGCGCCATCACCACTAATGCTACGGGAACGGCGACTGGTGGAAATATCAATATCGCTACCAATACCTTAGCAGCGCTAGAAAATAGCGATATTGCCGCTGATGCCATGCAGGGACAAGGTGGCAACATTCAAATTAATACGCAAGGGGTTTTTCTTTCCCCTGATAGCAATATCACCGCTTCTTCCCAACTCGGATTGAGCGGTACGGTGGATATCTCCAATCCCAATTTAGAGGAACAGCATATCCCAATCGTGGTAAATAATAATTTTGTCGCGGAAGCGCCAGTGATAGCTAGCAGTTGCTTGAATCGCCGTAACGGACAACAAGGACGGTTTGTTGCGACTGGAAACGGTGGTTTATCCGAAACACCAGATAATATCTTGATGCCTTACGAAGTAGAGCAAGTGAGAACTGTGGGTCAGTTACAAAGTAGAAGAAACCGAGAACTAGAAGCTAGCAATCCGTTGCGATCGAATTACTCAATTCAAGAAGCGACGGGATTTACTGTCAGTCCAGATGGAAAAGTCTGGCTAGTAGCTGATTCCCGTCAATATAAGCCTGCGGTTGATTTGATTTGCGGAAAATAGTAAATGGATTTAAGGATATGGTTTTTCTGGTAATGGTCTTGCAATGACTGAATTTTCTAAATAACCGATTCCTTCGATTTCAATGCGGACGCGATCGCCTACCTGCATTGGCCCAATACCGGCTGGCGTTCCCGTCAACACTACATCCCCAGGTAACAGTGTCATGACCTGACTGATATAGGATACGAGTCGATCGGGTGAAAAAACCATGCGATCGATCTGGTCAGATTGTACTGGCTGGGGGTCATCATTTAAAAAGGTTTGCAATTGGGCACCGGGACTCAATTCTCGGACTATCCACGGGCCCAAGGGACAGAATGTATCGAAACCCTTCGCCCTTGTCCATTGACCGTCGCGCTTTTGCAAATCTCGTGCGGTCACATCGTTGGCGATCGTATATCCCCAAATTTTTGCTTGCGCCTGCGCTGGCGTACAGTCAGTACAGCGTTCGCCAATTACCAACGCCAATTCCCCTTCGTAATCCACCCGCTGGGACTGGGGAGGATACCATATAGGCGCATCGGTGGGGATAATTGCTGTCGAAGGCTTGAGAAATAATAGCGGTTCCGTGGGAACCTCGGAATCCATTTCACTAGCGTGAGCTGCATAATTTTTCCCCACGGCCACCACTTTAGACGGAGCGCAAGGAGCCAAAATTTGATAAGTGTCCGGTTTCAACTCCGAATCTGTCGGTTGTCCTTGCAACCAGGGTGGCGCATCAAGCACAGTAACGCTGCGGTTTAACTCTAATAAACCGTAGTAAATCTGTCCTTTTGCAGTTTGAACTCGGACGTAGCGTTTTGCCATATCTAGACAGATGTCCTCTGGGAAAGCCAATCAAAAGCTGTTCGTAGGCACCCCTTTACCACAATAAATCATTTTTGTCAAATGATTTATGAGCGTGGTTGCAAGCTGGTAGTAAGATTTTACATTCCCGCGATTTGTTTTCCGAACTTACACCGCAAATAGCAGGGATGGAAGGCTGGAGACTGGAAAAAGGAGATGGTAAGGCAGAGACATTTTGGTTCAATACCATTTCTATTAATATAAAAATGTAACGAAATATACAAATTTACCATTTTTTCAGGAATTCGAGGTTAGGCTACGGATAGAAACATAGTTAACACAGATACCGCGATCGAGAGAAAGCTATATGAACTTAGTAACGCTGCCGCTTGAAACTCCCAGTCCTGCCTATATTTGTCCATTCGACCAAGCTTGTAGCTACCTAGAACAAGCAGCCAAAGAGTTACGGATGGAACAAGGTTTGCTGGAAGTTCTCAGTCACCCGCGCAAAGTTGTCACCGTTTCCATTCCCGTCAAACTGGATAACGGTCAAGTGCAGGTTTTGGCAGGACATCGGGTACAGCACTGCGATGTTCTTGGGCCATATAAAGGCGGAACTCGTTACCACCCTGCTGTGACGCTGCGGGAGGTATCGGCACTGGCAATGCTGATGACTTGGAAATGCGCTTTAGTAGGAATTCCTTATGGTGGTGCTAAGGGAGGAATTGCGCTAGACCCCGCACGGTACAGCGTCGGCGAGTTAGAGCGAATTACCCGTCGTTACACGAGCGAATTAATTAAAGATATTGGCCCTTCCGTGGATATTCCTGCCCCAGACATCGGCACTTCTGCCCGCGAAATGGCTTGGATGATGGACACTTATTCAATGAATGTCGGTCACGCTGTACCGGGTGTGGTGACCGGTAAGCCAATTTCGATCGGCGGTTCGAGGGGACGGGAAATGGCGACCGGACGGGGTGTGATGATTATTGTACGGGAAGCTTTAGCCGATCGCGGCAAGACGCTGGCGGGAACGCGAGTCGTAATTCAAGGCTTTGGCAATGTAGGTGGCGCAGCAGCTTCATTGCTGCACGAAGCGGGAGCAGTAGTTATGGCTGTTTCCGATGTGTCTGGCGGGATATACAATCCCAATGGGCTGGATATTCCCGCACTGAAGGCGTATGCTGCCCAAAACCACAGAAGTATTGTCGGTTTTCCGGGGTCGAAATCGATTACAAATACGGAACTGCTAGCTTTGCCTTGCGATGTCCTCATTCCAGCTGCTTTGGAAAATCAAATTACCGAAGACAACGTGCATGAAGTGCAAGCCGAAATTGTGGCAGAGGCGGCAAATGGCCCAGTAACTCTCATGGCAGACTTGGCATTGGAGGCGCGAGGTATAACTGTGCTGCCAGATATCCTGACCAATGCCGGCGGCGTGGTCGTGAGTTATCTAGAGTGGGTACAGGGTCTTTCCTACGTTTTCTGGGATGAAGAGCGCGTTAATCGGGAAATGGAAGGTTTGATGGTACACGCTTATCACCAAGTCACCAAAGAGTCGAAGACGCGGCAAGTGCCTTTGCGGTTAGCAGCATACACTTTGGGTGTGGGTCGCGTCGCACAGGCGCTGACGGACAGAGGTTTATATCCGTAATATCAAATTTGGGTTTGTTATACCCTTTATAGCGGTTGGCAACGGGCGTGAGTACAGGCTTTGTAAGGGTGGGTTTTGCCATTATCTCTATCGCCAAACCGACAAGTTATCTGCCAAACCCGCCCCTACAGTTTATGTATTCTATCGAGTTGCTTTCCTGCTATAAATTTTGCCCTAAACATTGTAGAGACGTTTGATCAAACGTCTCTACTTTTATATAATTCTAAATTTAATAACTCTGATTTTATAGCGGTTGGCAACGGGTGTGAAGTACAGGGTTTGTAGGAGCGGGTTTGGCAGATAAGTTATCGGTTTGGAGGCAGGGTTAATGGGAAAAAGTGTCCCTACAGTTTATGTAGTCTATCGAGTCGCAAAGCGTTAGAGAATAATAAATATTCTTTTTGAAAAAGTATAAAGTGTAACATTGGACAATTTGCATAACCTATTTAGATGAATTTTTGAATAAAATGTAGTTAAAAATACATTTAAATTTTGACACAGAACGACTTTAAATATGTCTGTAGGAGGTTGGAGGTGGAGATTAACATTTATTTAATATAAGATGTTGCGAAAAAGGTATAGCACTGGTGGAAATTGCAATTCAATTAGAACTACACGCGGAAGATAAGCCTTGGTGGGCAGAAATTACCACGGTTAAACCTTGCTGTATCTACTATTTTGGGCCTTTCCAAAACTGGGTGGAAGCCAAGAATGCTAGCTTTGGCTATGTTGAAGATCTGGAAACTGAAACCTCTCAAGTAATTGAAGTAATAATCAAACGCTGTCATCCTGATGTTTTGACAATTTATGAAGAAGAGGATTAATTAATTTTCTAATCCCTACTATTTCCCAGCAATTTTGGCAAAATTTCTTCGGCACGTCCCAGATATTCTTCTTGGAAATATGGATTGGGTGGATCGATCGCTTCGAGATTTACGATTATCGTTCTCGCGCCAACGTAAGCTGCTGAGCGGACAAAGTTAGCAGCAGGAAATACTAAACCGGAAGTGCCAACAGCAAGAAATAGGTCGCAATTTCGGAGCGATCGCTTTGATTGCCAATCTGCTAATGCTGAAAGGAATTCGCCAAACAATACAATATCTGGACGCAGCATATGACCGCATAAAGGACAGGAAGGAATAGAGTCTGTATACAGATTTTCTTCGGAGTACGGTGATAAAGTACACTGTGGATTTGTACATTTTGTCCTGTGGACATTTCCATGCAATTCGATAACGTTTTGACTCCCCGCACGCTGATGCAGTCCGTCTACATTCTGAGTAATTAAAGTGAAAGATTGGTCGGCGCGAAGATGATGTTCCAAATCTGCAAGTGCGAGATGCGCTGCATTCGGAATAGCTTGTCTGGCGGTGATGCGGAAGTTGCTAAAGTAATGCCACAAACCAGCCGGGTCTTGTTCGACTGCCTCGACGGATGTATATTTTTTTGTAGAAGATTCTTCACCTATACTGCCAGCTCCGCGAAAGGTAGGGAGTCCTGATGCTACCGAAATGCCCGCCCCGGTTAGCACAACAATGTTTGTATAGGTAGAGAAATCGATCGCAACAACCTCATTCATCGTCAATACCCGTATCCTGTTGTAGAATTTCTGTGAGCTTTGGAATAGAATATCGCTTTTTGTGGTGGTGCGATCGCGCAGCGTGCTTTTTTGCGATCGCTATCTATGCAATCATCACATTGTCATGGTAAAAATGGATAAGATTGTGAGCATAAAAAATTTTGGTTTCTTGCCGTCAATTCAACCTAGAAGGAATGGCAATACTTCTTTTTGTAGACAGTTAAGTGTAACTGTGATATAATAAATCAACTGATTCTCAGACGACTATGGCTACACTTCAGATTGAAAACCTGCCTGATGAATTGTACAGTCGTATTCAATGTCTTGCCTCGGAAAAAAATTTTACTTTCAATGAGGCAGTAATTCATCTATTAAAGCAATCACTTGAGTCCGATAAGGCGATCGTAAATCAGACGCAAGAGAGCAAACCAATGTCAGCAATCCTACAAAGAATTCGCAGTCGCCCTAGAGTTAAACCGAGCGATTTTGGATTAACGGATAGCACTCTTTTAATTCGAGAGGATCGCAACAGATGAGGGTTCCGTTACGATGCGTACTCGATACAAATATTTGTATTAAGCAGTTTATCGTCGATCCATTGACTTTAATTCTTAGCGCAGACAGGGATGATTTATCTGATTCAAGAGCGTGCTACCAAAGAGCAAATTGAAGAAATGCTTGAAACCCTTGGTAGTTATATTAAACTGGCAGTAGATATCGAACTGTTAATTCTGGCAGGAGGTGGAGAATATCATGCTGATTGCGAAGCTGTGTTGCTGGAAAATGGAAGCAAGCAAGTAGATATTTGGGGAGCAGACTGGTATCCTCTTACACAAGAGGTAGGTTATGAATCTCTAATCAATATCCGTCCGCGTCAGAACAATCGCTCGATGGAAATTCAAGATCCGGTTATTCGAGAACGGGTTGCTCAAATCGTTCAACAGTTATTAGGAGGATTATGAGAGATTGGAATGCTTTAAAGTCGCGCTATTTACGAGACGATCTGCCAATTCGTTTAGGGAATTTGGCATCGAATTTGGCACGAATTAAATCTCGATGTCAAAATACAGCCAATCGCGATTTGGTTGAAAGTCTGCTGCAAGAAAGTAAGGTTTTTATTGAATGGACGGCTAAAGATGCAGAAGTAGAAATAGCCGCAGAATTAGTTGAATTACAAATTCAGTTAGCTTGCTGGCAGTATTCTTGGACAAGGATTTGGGAGGATACAGAACAACGAATAAAAGTATCCGAAGCAGCAAGTATTTGGTCAGAAAAAGTGCTGAATATGT from Aerosakkonema funiforme FACHB-1375 harbors:
- a CDS encoding beta strand repeat-containing protein; translation: LRVNGSTSLFLINPNGIIFGANARLNIGGSFIASTAQSIKFSDRTFYSASNPETPPLLSINTPVGLQLGSNAGSIQFKGVPAANFIFRQQQLFQAQTLGLVGSQIDMDSATLVNPEGRVELWAVRNAEVAIGDRGRMELASPAETADWGTISLRQSSLIDTTGLNGGAINIRARGLTLQEGSVIASATRAFGQGQEITVKTTEFVDLLGVSALENYRNPGIVTSIFGNEGKAGDITVETQRLRIANGGRLQSLISFVIGSFGTVPRPITRIEDSKTGTITVRASDVEVQGYNPFSNNLILPSAITTLISNGNRNESGKITIEAQRVRLLDGGRISTDLLGLNTGSFAGAIVNGTSGNISIRAVESLEISGVTPSGLTGGAISSIQPLAEGKGGNISIETGQLRLFNGGTISSALAGSGKAGNIEIRATEIAVSDPSIDTLSNASSGITVAVARNGKGQGGNIRLESSSLRVFNGGQITSSTLGNGDAGNINLLVDRIDVEGISQTFPDGRQFPSSISAASTTHANAGSVSAIANTIDVRNGGQISVSNSGGGNAGNLQVSANRIQLDRGGSLRSEVAAGDRGNITLNTDLLQLRRGSEIATNATGTATGGNINITTNTLAALENSDIAADAMQGQGGNIQINTQGVFLSFDSDITASSQLGLSGTVDISNPNLEEHHIAIVSGSNFLEEAPVVASSCLTQHNRQQGRFVVTGNGGLSETPDNLLIAYEVTQVRTVGRLLGRENQTPEINNSLLPNYFVREATGFTVSPDGSIILVANQSQLEPTQNIICATNQLEINQ
- a CDS encoding beta strand repeat-containing protein is translated as MNCANSKWIFGGLFTLSACSLAVSTSAQIVPDATLPVNSTVTSNGDIFTIEGGTRAGSNLFHSFQEFSVPTGKEAFFNQALDVQNILTRVTSDRISNIDGSLRVNGSTSLFLINPNGIIFGANARLNIGGSFIASTAESIKFADRTFYSAINPETPPLLSVNTPVGLQLGSNAGSIQFKGVPAANFFFRQQQLFQAQTLALVGSQIDVDSATLANPDGRVELWAVRNAEVAIGDRGRMELASPAETADWGRISLRQYSLLDTSGLNGGAINIRARGLTLQEGSGIYSVTGAFGQGGEISIKTTEFVDLLGVSAAENYDFPVPGIFTTVFGSGGKAGDITIETQRLRIANGSWVQSIINGTYDPVTFAPISVEDSRSGNITVRAFDVEVSGYIPFPTGVFFPSAITTLVLNGNRSESGKITVEAQRIRLIDGGRISTDLLGLPSLDFGFGTFITAGKAGDISIRAAESLEISGVTPTGVTGAVTSSIQPFVKGEGGNISIDTQQLRLFNGGTISSALAGSGKAGNIQIHAREIAVSDPAIDRVSKTISGITVAVAEGATGEGGNIRLESSSLRVFNGGQITSSTLGNGTAGNINLRVNRIDVEGISPSLPDGSQLPSSISAASTTNANAGSVNLIANSIYVRNGGQISVSNSGGGNAGNLQVSANRIQLDRGGSLRSEVAAGDRGNITLNTDLLQLRRGSAITTNATGTATGGNINIATNTLAALENSDIAADAMQGQGGNIQINTQGVFLSPDSNITASSQLGLSGTVDISNPNLEEQHIPIVVNNNFVAEAPVIASSCLNRRNGQQGRFVATGNGGLSETPDNILMPYEVEQVRTVGQLQSRRNRELEASNPLRSNYSIQEATGFTVSPDGKVWLVADSRQYKPAVDLICGK
- a CDS encoding fumarylacetoacetate hydrolase family protein translates to MAKRYVRVQTAKGQIYYGLLELNRSVTVLDAPPWLQGQPTDSELKPDTYQILAPCAPSKVVAVGKNYAAHASEMDSEVPTEPLLFLKPSTAIIPTDAPIWYPPQSQRVDYEGELALVIGERCTDCTPAQAQAKIWGYTIANDVTARDLQKRDGQWTRAKGFDTFCPLGPWIVRELSPGAQLQTFLNDDPQPVQSDQIDRMVFSPDRLVSYISQVMTLLPGDVVLTGTPAGIGPMQVGDRVRIEIEGIGYLENSVIARPLPEKPYP
- a CDS encoding Glu/Leu/Phe/Val family dehydrogenase; this translates as MNLVTLPLETPSPAYICPFDQACSYLEQAAKELRMEQGLLEVLSHPRKVVTVSIPVKLDNGQVQVLAGHRVQHCDVLGPYKGGTRYHPAVTLREVSALAMLMTWKCALVGIPYGGAKGGIALDPARYSVGELERITRRYTSELIKDIGPSVDIPAPDIGTSAREMAWMMDTYSMNVGHAVPGVVTGKPISIGGSRGREMATGRGVMIIVREALADRGKTLAGTRVVIQGFGNVGGAAASLLHEAGAVVMAVSDVSGGIYNPNGLDIPALKAYAAQNHRSIVGFPGSKSITNTELLALPCDVLIPAALENQITEDNVHEVQAEIVAEAANGPVTLMADLALEARGITVLPDILTNAGGVVVSYLEWVQGLSYVFWDEERVNREMEGLMVHAYHQVTKESKTRQVPLRLAAYTLGVGRVAQALTDRGLYP
- a CDS encoding DUF1816 domain-containing protein, whose amino-acid sequence is MEIAIQLELHAEDKPWWAEITTVKPCCIYYFGPFQNWVEAKNASFGYVEDLETETSQVIEVIIKRCHPDVLTIYEEED
- a CDS encoding SIR2 family NAD-dependent protein deacylase is translated as MNEVVAIDFSTYTNIVVLTGAGISVASGLPTFRGAGSIGEESSTKKYTSVEAVEQDPAGLWHYFSNFRITARQAIPNAAHLALADLEHHLRADQSFTLITQNVDGLHQRAGSQNVIELHGNVHRTKCTNPQCTLSPYSEENLYTDSIPSCPLCGHMLRPDIVLFGEFLSALADWQSKRSLRNCDLFLAVGTSGLVFPAANFVRSAAYVGARTIIVNLEAIDPPNPYFQEEYLGRAEEILPKLLGNSRD
- a CDS encoding DUF5674 family protein, coding for MIYLIQERATKEQIEEMLETLGSYIKLAVDIELLILAGGGEYHADCEAVLLENGSKQVDIWGADWYPLTQEVGYESLINIRPRQNNRSMEIQDPVIRERVAQIVQQLLGGL